A region from the Merismopedia glauca CCAP 1448/3 genome encodes:
- a CDS encoding DUF3370 domain-containing protein: MAKFPEKWSSFGAKTTIYQYLTIFLSCTSCLNSRADLSLSQVTPEATPPLIPQEVIQAHPVRTLPGKLDSIPTFNSNSPEVVQSEGILVSTLPSTGKNTPKAHLNFPLRGRFDVFAHHIAKGTSPLDLRTLYLGIIVHNPNRQALKIKVLQAASYLSQPDAPFIELPPYTDNAQGTVYAGPGDRVMNDVLRGLREAEFPSQVVIPPQGYAMLLNHPIPTKTFIPPLNGRSTLMRLRTNRQVYVASLAMFAKSNPDGSDRPPTLAEWQELLKSGNLVTPRDLAPTPPDEKGKIIYGRVAGVAAGSVWKGKLVDPNSQYLSIPKPDGAYSYPIATVPGGTLGTSQIQSAPMLVRYPDTAYRAHGNYGIEYSLSLPLKNTTQQEQKVTIALQTPIKADLISQGLRFLEPPAKQTWFRGTVRLQYQDDSGLVQDKYIHLVQKRGQSGQPLVSLKMPKGDSRLIKINFLYPPDATPPQVLTIKTEP; this comes from the coding sequence ATGGCTAAATTTCCAGAAAAATGGTCTAGTTTTGGGGCTAAAACCACTATTTATCAGTATTTGACCATATTTTTGTCCTGTACATCATGCCTTAATTCTCGTGCAGATTTATCTTTATCTCAAGTAACTCCTGAAGCTACACCACCTCTCATACCTCAAGAAGTTATCCAAGCGCACCCAGTCAGAACTTTACCAGGTAAGTTAGATTCTATCCCTACATTTAATAGTAATAGCCCAGAAGTTGTCCAAAGCGAAGGAATTCTGGTATCTACATTGCCCTCTACTGGAAAAAATACACCAAAAGCTCATTTAAACTTTCCTTTGCGGGGTAGATTCGATGTCTTTGCTCATCATATTGCCAAAGGAACTTCCCCTTTAGATTTACGCACCCTGTATTTAGGAATTATCGTTCATAATCCCAATCGACAAGCCCTTAAAATAAAGGTTTTGCAAGCAGCTAGCTACTTAAGTCAGCCGGATGCGCCATTTATTGAGTTACCACCTTACACAGATAACGCTCAAGGAACAGTATATGCTGGTCCTGGCGATCGCGTGATGAATGATGTTCTGCGTGGGTTGCGAGAGGCTGAGTTTCCCTCCCAAGTCGTCATTCCTCCCCAGGGATACGCCATGTTACTCAATCACCCTATTCCTACTAAAACCTTCATCCCGCCTTTAAATGGACGTTCTACCTTGATGCGGTTGCGGACTAATCGCCAGGTGTATGTAGCTAGTCTGGCTATGTTTGCTAAATCTAACCCTGATGGGAGCGATCGCCCTCCTACATTAGCAGAATGGCAAGAACTACTCAAATCTGGCAACTTAGTCACCCCTAGAGACTTAGCACCCACTCCCCCAGATGAAAAAGGTAAGATTATCTACGGTAGAGTTGCTGGTGTGGCTGCTGGTTCTGTCTGGAAAGGGAAGTTAGTCGATCCAAACAGTCAATATTTAAGCATCCCTAAACCTGATGGCGCATATTCATACCCAATAGCAACTGTACCTGGGGGAACTTTAGGAACCAGTCAAATCCAAAGCGCGCCGATGCTAGTTCGTTACCCAGATACAGCTTACCGCGCTCATGGTAACTATGGAATTGAATACAGCCTGAGTTTACCTTTAAAAAATACTACACAGCAGGAGCAAAAAGTCACGATTGCGCTCCAAACTCCTATAAAAGCCGATTTAATCTCCCAAGGCTTAAGATTTTTAGAACCACCAGCCAAACAAACTTGGTTTCGAGGAACTGTACGACTTCAATATCAAGATGACTCAGGTTTAGTTCAGGATAAATACATTCATCTAGTGCAAAAACGAGGTCAATCAGGACAACCTCTGGTAAGTTTAAAGATGCCAAAAGGCGATTCGCGTCTAATTAAAATCAACTTCCTCTACCCTCCAGATGCTACCCCTCCACAGGTGCTGACAATTAAAACTGAACCGTAA
- a CDS encoding CYTH domain-containing protein: MAVEIERKFLVNSNEWRSLAPGTLYRQGYIPTNPDVTVRVRLVGEQGYLTIKTPLTAISKAEYEYPIPLSDAQSMIDSACKSLIVEKYRHKIPFGGLVWEVDEFIGQNAGLILAEVEIPTEDFAVELPNWNLQEVSGDRRYYNHYLAHHPFQTWKNYDSKQSCL, translated from the coding sequence ATGGCTGTTGAGATCGAACGTAAATTCTTAGTCAATAGTAATGAGTGGCGATCGCTAGCTCCTGGTACGTTATATCGTCAAGGATATATCCCCACTAATCCAGATGTAACCGTCAGAGTGCGTTTGGTGGGGGAGCAAGGCTATTTAACGATTAAAACCCCCTTAACTGCCATATCTAAAGCCGAATACGAATATCCAATTCCCCTGAGCGATGCTCAATCGATGATCGATAGTGCCTGTAAATCGCTAATAGTTGAAAAATACCGCCATAAAATTCCTTTTGGTGGTTTAGTTTGGGAAGTAGACGAGTTTATTGGCCAAAATGCTGGATTAATCCTGGCTGAAGTAGAAATTCCCACCGAAGATTTTGCAGTAGAGTTACCCAACTGGAACCTGCAAGAAGTGTCAGGTGATCGCCGTTATTACAATCATTACTTAGCTCATCATCCCTTTCAAACTTGGAAAAATTATGACTCTAAGCAGTCATGTCTTTAA
- a CDS encoding PEP-CTERM sorting domain-containing protein — MENSWLTNYFDICRFHTYKNMNLAKFPKSTLALAAGLAAITVAGVAQNAEAASIIGQKVYSTGGDITLKVLPATAGYTSELHLYTPGYEQFITTNRNADQTYTLSGIPKGLELIFGIYVTNTGDTFKMGDGSRNLDALAHAAVDVVKPNKFLVGFEDLFGGGDQDYDDNVFEFTQGITTNSNGTPVPEPSTMIGTLAFSVLGGAALLKKRKSKKTLA; from the coding sequence ATGGAAAATAGCTGGTTAACCAACTATTTTGATATATGTAGGTTTCATACATATAAAAATATGAATTTGGCTAAATTTCCCAAATCAACTCTAGCTTTAGCCGCAGGATTAGCTGCAATTACTGTAGCTGGAGTTGCCCAAAATGCAGAAGCTGCTAGCATAATTGGTCAAAAAGTTTATTCTACTGGAGGAGATATTACACTAAAAGTCTTACCTGCTACTGCTGGTTATACTAGTGAATTACATTTGTACACTCCTGGTTATGAGCAATTTATTACTACTAACAGAAATGCCGATCAAACATACACTTTAAGCGGTATCCCAAAAGGCTTAGAACTAATATTTGGTATCTATGTAACTAATACAGGTGACACCTTTAAAATGGGTGATGGCAGTCGTAACCTAGATGCACTTGCTCACGCTGCTGTAGATGTGGTGAAGCCTAATAAGTTCTTAGTTGGTTTTGAAGACTTATTCGGTGGGGGAGATCAAGATTATGATGATAACGTCTTTGAATTTACCCAAGGTATCACAACCAATTCAAATGGAACGCCAGTCCCTGAACCTTCCACTATGATTGGCACTTTAGCTTTCAGCGTTTTGGGTGGAGCAGCTTTATTGAAGAAGCGTAAAAGTAAAAAAACTCTAGCTTAA
- a CDS encoding FHA domain-containing protein: MSSENPHKHLLIIEDDTGRREFTVSNNLCSLGRQATSDVRLFSRFASRHHATLLRRLRDDGTDFYLIIDGDLTGKRSTNGILVNGRKLEVHELIDGDRIVFGPGVSIIYYLINLERKIREGNLDPAATTDGWDSGKLTPHHTPVPDETLHRTF; encoded by the coding sequence ATGAGCAGTGAAAATCCGCATAAGCACCTACTGATTATTGAAGATGACACAGGACGCAGAGAGTTTACTGTCAGCAACAACTTATGTAGTTTAGGTCGTCAAGCAACATCTGATGTCAGACTATTTTCGCGATTTGCTTCCCGACATCATGCCACTTTACTGAGACGTTTACGGGATGATGGTACAGACTTTTACTTAATTATTGATGGAGATTTGACTGGAAAGCGAAGTACAAATGGAATCTTAGTAAATGGTCGTAAATTGGAAGTTCATGAGTTAATAGATGGAGATCGAATAGTTTTTGGTCCTGGAGTATCAATCATCTATTACCTAATTAACCTAGAACGGAAAATTAGAGAAGGAAATCTCGATCCAGCAGCCACAACTGATGGGTGGGACTCAGGTAAGCTTACTCCTCATCATACTCCTGTTCCTGACGAGACTCTGCACCGTACTTTTTAG
- a CDS encoding ATP-dependent helicase yields the protein MQVASSEQLDSESANSVAQLRSLEAERLFHSLRIGQQRLAQWQGGELAVSAVPGAGKSTGMAIASALTIAREQLHSRKQLVIVTFTRSAAANIKAKIRQCLRGLYLPPTGFVVNTLHGLALNIASRHPDKSGLNLDGLTVISPNQNHRLIRNCVEHWIANHPRLYYALLEGTEFDGEETERIRRQSVLRTEVLPEIVKTVIHEAKSSGLLPQDLWELSQQAGGNYQILAIAAGLYEQYQQLLQQRDLIDYDEMILAALRVLDNDSARRLWQEQVFAVFEDEAQDSTPLQTKLLEILATDANNSQLNLVRVGDPNQAINSTFTPADPIYFRKFCQSCDDRDRLATMAQAGRSSQIVIDAANFVLDWVSKSKVAGNEEPFSYQLIRPVNPGDPQPDANPQPTGKGLEIHTPRDVYHSVELIGNRIVELFRENPEANAAVLVRENRQGTFVAQQLSYLRSLKPKIEVYDVAQSDRYSLVPGEVLSLLQFASRPHSPNYLKAALEALVQRKLIPTQDLNALSTLPEKFLYPGPLDPQPSATVLAARNVCRRLLDARLQLPSYQLIPFIAAEILKYDKNELATADKLAERISQQTHGNNTLGNAIAALTEIVTAESFDAVETEEPETRYLRPRQLTIITMHKAKGLDWDYVFIPFLHEDNIPGSPWVPNAAKFLGDFTLSEVARAQIRTSLHGDKVLPEAELAWQQATNLKTAEEFRLLYVAMTRAKRLLWLSAAAKGPFRWSAFNWERGGKLQEKKPCPVIPALQKRFPKSVIYRYLK from the coding sequence ATGCAGGTAGCCAGTTCAGAACAGTTGGATAGTGAATCTGCCAATTCAGTCGCTCAGTTGCGATCGCTTGAAGCAGAACGTCTCTTCCACAGCCTCAGAATTGGGCAACAACGGCTGGCTCAATGGCAGGGAGGTGAGTTGGCGGTTTCGGCGGTTCCAGGGGCTGGCAAGTCCACCGGAATGGCGATCGCTTCTGCTTTGACTATTGCTCGCGAACAGTTACATTCTCGCAAGCAGTTGGTAATTGTGACTTTCACTCGTTCGGCGGCGGCTAATATTAAAGCCAAAATTCGTCAATGTCTGAGGGGACTTTACTTGCCACCAACGGGATTTGTGGTTAATACTCTTCATGGGTTAGCCTTAAATATCGCTAGCCGTCATCCCGATAAATCTGGGTTGAATTTGGATGGTTTGACGGTAATATCTCCCAATCAAAATCATCGCCTGATTAGAAATTGTGTGGAACATTGGATCGCTAACCATCCTCGCCTGTATTACGCTTTACTGGAAGGCACAGAGTTTGATGGGGAAGAAACCGAACGTATCCGCCGTCAATCAGTTTTAAGAACTGAAGTTTTGCCAGAAATAGTCAAAACTGTAATTCATGAAGCTAAAAGCTCTGGCTTACTACCCCAAGATTTATGGGAATTGAGCCAGCAAGCAGGGGGAAATTATCAGATTTTGGCGATCGCGGCGGGATTATACGAGCAATATCAGCAATTACTCCAGCAACGGGATCTGATCGACTACGATGAGATGATTCTGGCAGCTTTGCGGGTATTAGATAACGATAGCGCTCGTCGGTTGTGGCAAGAACAAGTATTTGCTGTTTTTGAAGACGAAGCCCAGGATTCTACCCCTTTACAAACTAAATTATTAGAAATTTTAGCGACGGATGCCAATAATTCTCAACTGAATTTGGTAAGAGTCGGCGATCCCAATCAGGCGATAAATTCTACCTTTACCCCCGCAGATCCGATTTATTTCCGCAAATTCTGCCAAAGCTGTGACGATAGAGACAGATTAGCCACGATGGCACAAGCTGGGCGCAGTTCCCAAATAGTGATTGATGCGGCTAACTTTGTCTTAGATTGGGTAAGTAAGTCTAAAGTCGCGGGAAATGAAGAACCATTTAGCTACCAGTTGATTCGTCCTGTAAACCCAGGAGATCCGCAACCAGATGCTAATCCTCAGCCTACTGGTAAAGGATTGGAAATTCATACTCCTAGGGATGTCTATCACAGTGTCGAATTGATCGGGAACAGGATTGTAGAACTGTTTCGGGAAAATCCTGAAGCCAACGCGGCGGTTTTAGTGCGGGAAAATCGTCAGGGAACATTTGTGGCGCAACAATTGAGTTATCTCAGATCCCTCAAACCTAAAATCGAAGTGTATGATGTAGCGCAGAGCGATCGCTATTCCCTGGTTCCAGGTGAAGTTCTCAGCTTACTCCAATTCGCCTCTCGTCCCCATTCTCCCAATTACCTCAAAGCTGCACTAGAAGCCTTGGTTCAGCGTAAATTAATCCCTACTCAAGATCTAAACGCCTTATCCACCTTACCAGAAAAATTCCTCTACCCAGGGCCATTAGACCCCCAACCTTCAGCTACAGTTTTAGCCGCTAGAAACGTTTGTCGTCGCTTGTTAGACGCACGTTTGCAACTTCCTTCATATCAGCTTATTCCCTTCATCGCCGCAGAAATCTTAAAATACGATAAAAATGAACTAGCGACAGCAGACAAGTTAGCAGAACGCATTTCTCAGCAAACTCATGGTAATAATACATTAGGAAATGCGATCGCAGCTTTAACTGAAATTGTCACTGCTGAAAGTTTTGATGCTGTCGAAACCGAAGAACCAGAAACCCGCTATTTGCGTCCTAGGCAACTGACAATTATTACTATGCACAAAGCCAAGGGTTTAGATTGGGATTATGTCTTTATTCCCTTCCTCCATGAAGATAATATCCCTGGAAGTCCTTGGGTGCCAAATGCTGCCAAATTTTTAGGAGACTTTACCTTATCTGAGGTAGCACGGGCGCAAATTCGCACCAGTTTACATGGCGACAAAGTTTTACCAGAAGCAGAATTAGCTTGGCAACAAGCCACAAATCTCAAAACCGCAGAAGAATTTCGTCTACTTTATGTAGCTATGACTCGCGCCAAACGGTTATTATGGCTATCGGCTGCTGCCAAAGGGCCTTTCCGTTGGAGTGCTTTTAACTGGGAACGCGGGGGTAAATTACAAGAGAAAAAACCTTGTCCCGTCATTCCAGCATTACAAAAGAGATTTCCTAAATCAGTAATTTATCGCTATTTAAAATAG
- a CDS encoding ferredoxin-thioredoxin reductase variable chain — translation MKVGDRVKVNQSVIVYHHPEHRNQGFDLKGEEGEIFQIIHELDGKPISANFPVLVKFGKKFRAHFREDEVEVVS, via the coding sequence ATGAAAGTTGGCGATCGCGTAAAAGTTAATCAATCTGTTATTGTCTACCATCATCCCGAACACCGCAATCAAGGTTTTGATCTCAAAGGTGAAGAAGGAGAAATTTTCCAAATTATCCATGAATTGGATGGCAAACCAATTAGTGCTAACTTCCCAGTATTAGTTAAATTTGGGAAAAAGTTTCGCGCTCATTTCCGAGAAGACGAAGTTGAGGTTGTTTCATAA
- a CDS encoding M42 family metallopeptidase: protein MPFLNYDRLFDSITELVMHHSPSGMETEVDRLIMQKFADLGVEAWLDEAGNAIAKIPGIDSSYSLAITAHKDEIGAIVKNITPEGRVEVQRLGGAFPWVYGEGVVDLLGDRATISGILSFGSRHVSHQSPQKVYQEEKALKWEDVWIETKCTSQQLETAGIRPGTRVVVGKHRKQPIRLQDYIGSYTLDNKASVAILLALAERLQNPPVDVYLVASAKEEVGAIGALYFTQQQKIDVLIALEICPLSSEYPIDDGEAPVLLSQDSYGIYDERLNLQLQEVAQSANIPLQMAILNSFGSDASIAMKFGHVAKAACLAFPTQNTHGYEIAHLGAIANCCHLLSLFCQTRM, encoded by the coding sequence ATGCCTTTTTTAAACTACGATCGCCTGTTTGATTCTATTACCGAACTCGTGATGCATCATTCCCCTAGTGGGATGGAAACTGAAGTAGATCGCCTGATTATGCAAAAGTTTGCGGATCTGGGAGTAGAAGCTTGGTTAGATGAAGCGGGAAATGCGATCGCCAAAATTCCTGGAATTGATTCTAGTTATAGTTTAGCAATTACTGCCCATAAAGATGAAATCGGGGCAATAGTTAAAAATATTACTCCTGAAGGAAGGGTAGAAGTACAACGGTTGGGTGGTGCTTTCCCTTGGGTATATGGGGAAGGAGTAGTAGATCTGTTGGGCGATCGCGCTACGATTAGCGGTATCCTCTCTTTTGGTTCTCGACACGTTTCCCATCAATCTCCGCAAAAGGTATATCAAGAGGAAAAAGCACTGAAGTGGGAAGATGTTTGGATCGAGACTAAATGTACTTCTCAACAGCTAGAAACAGCCGGAATTCGTCCAGGAACTAGGGTAGTGGTGGGTAAACATCGCAAACAGCCGATTCGTTTGCAAGATTATATCGGTAGCTATACTCTGGATAATAAAGCTTCGGTGGCAATTTTGCTGGCTTTAGCCGAAAGATTGCAAAATCCACCCGTAGATGTTTACTTAGTCGCCTCAGCCAAAGAAGAAGTAGGAGCGATTGGTGCTTTATACTTTACCCAACAGCAAAAAATTGATGTCTTAATTGCCTTAGAAATTTGCCCGTTATCTTCAGAATATCCGATAGATGATGGAGAAGCACCAGTTTTGCTATCTCAAGACAGTTATGGAATTTATGACGAACGATTAAATTTACAACTGCAAGAAGTAGCTCAATCGGCTAATATCCCTTTACAAATGGCAATCTTAAACTCATTTGGCAGCGATGCTTCTATTGCCATGAAATTTGGGCACGTAGCTAAAGCAGCTTGCTTAGCCTTTCCCACCCAGAACACTCACGGCTACGAAATTGCTCATCTAGGAGCGATCGCCAATTGCTGTCATCTGCTATCTTTATTTTGCCAAACGCGAATGTAA
- a CDS encoding CBS domain-containing protein, translated as MPKTVAEIMTGDVISVKSQTPIQEAIRILAERRIGGLPVIDDNGNLVGILSETDLMWQATGVNPPAHIVLLDSVIYLENPGKYERELHKALGQTVGEVMTAKVISIEPGKLLSEAAKLMHEKHIHRLPVVDEAKQVIGIVTRSDILRAMATQE; from the coding sequence ATGCCTAAAACAGTTGCTGAAATTATGACTGGCGATGTAATTAGCGTCAAGTCACAAACTCCCATCCAAGAAGCAATCCGCATCTTAGCCGAACGTCGGATCGGAGGATTACCAGTTATTGATGATAATGGCAATTTAGTAGGAATTTTGTCAGAAACAGATTTAATGTGGCAAGCAACAGGGGTAAATCCTCCCGCTCATATAGTTTTACTAGATAGCGTCATTTATCTGGAAAATCCAGGTAAATACGAGCGAGAGTTGCATAAAGCTTTAGGACAAACCGTGGGAGAGGTGATGACAGCTAAAGTCATCTCGATCGAACCAGGAAAATTGCTATCAGAAGCAGCTAAATTGATGCATGAAAAGCATATTCATCGCCTACCTGTAGTTGATGAAGCCAAACAGGTAATTGGAATTGTAACTCGCAGCGATATTTTACGCGCTATGGCAACACAAGAATAA
- a CDS encoding heavy metal translocating P-type ATPase, which produces MSASVNSSTIKPSQTAIITTNPTCETITLDIQGMKCAGCVKAVERQLQEHPGVVSACVNLLTEVAVVECELEQVIPDELAEKLTKTGFPTQPRIAGSSLSAKSNPVERQQKASRDLTWRLTLALILLLFSTIGHIDYWADAKIPILNTLWFHCGLATLSLLGPGRQISIDGWRGLRHGMPNMNTLVALGTITAYSASLVALAFPQLGWECFFDEPVMLVGFILLGRTLEQKARFRASQAFEALVALQPQLARLIGASATSEQVGIEIPVEQVRVGEWLRVLPGEKIPVDGEIVAGVTSVDESMVTGESLPVVKQVGDLVTGGTVNLSGAIALQTLRTGNDTTLAQIISLVEAAQTRKAPIQKLADTVAGYFTYGVMAIASFTFLFWYFIGTDIWSQAVLHSSSLMAHHSGTMMSHQGGSLDSEKLLFSLKLAIAVLVVACPCALGLATPTAILVGTSLGAEKGILIKGGDVLEQVHKIDTVVFDKTGTLTIGHPTLTDCFPFERQSEILQLAASLEAITSHPLAIAIQEAANHLELPLLPVADSSTASGLGISGLIASKSVILGNAAWLESQQITIDSIFHTEAEKLATQGKTLVYLAVAGKIMGLIAVEDPLREDAQATVDGLQKMGLQVMVLTGDTTQAAEAIAQKLTISVDNIIAGVRPEGKAEAIAKLQQSGNYLAMVGDGINDAPALTQANVGIALSTGTDVAIEAADIVLIQPHLSRVLTSIALSRRTVSKIRQNLLWAVGYNILAIPVAAGWLSILGTGIILSPAGAGALMALSSVSVVTNSLLLRHHSKE; this is translated from the coding sequence ATGTCAGCCTCTGTCAATTCTTCCACCATCAAACCCAGCCAAACTGCGATTATTACTACCAATCCTACCTGCGAAACGATTACTTTAGATATTCAAGGAATGAAATGTGCTGGTTGCGTGAAAGCTGTAGAACGCCAACTGCAAGAGCATCCAGGGGTAGTATCAGCTTGCGTTAATCTGTTAACGGAAGTGGCTGTGGTTGAATGCGAATTAGAGCAAGTCATTCCTGACGAATTAGCTGAAAAGCTCACCAAAACAGGATTTCCTACCCAACCACGTATCGCTGGCTCTAGCTTATCTGCCAAAAGCAATCCCGTAGAGAGACAACAGAAGGCTAGTCGAGATTTGACTTGGCGACTGACTCTGGCGCTAATTTTATTATTATTTTCCACTATCGGACATATTGACTACTGGGCAGACGCAAAAATTCCCATTTTAAATACTTTATGGTTTCACTGTGGATTAGCCACCCTATCATTATTAGGCCCTGGAAGACAAATCTCGATTGATGGCTGGCGGGGATTGCGTCATGGAATGCCGAATATGAATACTCTAGTCGCTTTAGGGACGATAACTGCCTATAGCGCTAGTTTAGTCGCATTGGCGTTTCCTCAGTTAGGTTGGGAATGCTTTTTTGACGAACCAGTCATGCTGGTGGGATTTATCCTCTTAGGGCGTACTTTAGAGCAAAAAGCTCGTTTTAGAGCTTCTCAAGCTTTTGAAGCCTTAGTTGCTCTTCAACCGCAACTGGCGCGTTTAATTGGCGCATCGGCTACCAGTGAACAAGTAGGAATTGAAATTCCAGTCGAGCAAGTTCGAGTTGGAGAATGGTTGCGGGTATTACCAGGGGAAAAAATCCCCGTTGATGGCGAAATTGTGGCTGGAGTCACTTCGGTAGATGAATCGATGGTGACTGGAGAATCTTTACCAGTTGTCAAGCAAGTGGGAGATTTGGTAACGGGAGGAACAGTTAACTTATCAGGTGCGATCGCCCTGCAAACTCTCCGTACTGGTAATGATACAACTTTGGCGCAGATTATCAGTTTAGTCGAGGCTGCCCAAACCCGCAAAGCACCGATTCAGAAACTCGCTGATACAGTCGCAGGTTACTTTACTTATGGTGTCATGGCGATCGCCAGCTTCACCTTTTTATTTTGGTACTTTATTGGCACTGATATTTGGTCGCAAGCAGTTTTACATAGCTCATCTTTGATGGCACATCATTCAGGCACTATGATGTCACATCAGGGGGGGAGTTTAGACAGTGAAAAACTGCTATTTAGCCTCAAATTAGCGATCGCTGTGTTAGTTGTAGCTTGTCCTTGTGCTTTGGGTTTAGCTACCCCAACTGCCATTTTAGTCGGTACGAGTCTCGGTGCAGAAAAAGGGATTTTGATTAAGGGTGGGGATGTTTTAGAACAAGTCCACAAAATTGATACAGTAGTGTTTGATAAAACTGGCACTCTCACCATCGGTCATCCTACTTTAACTGATTGTTTCCCTTTTGAGCGTCAATCGGAAATTTTACAGCTAGCTGCATCATTAGAAGCCATTACCTCTCACCCTCTGGCTATCGCGATTCAAGAAGCAGCCAATCATCTAGAGTTACCTTTATTACCAGTGGCGGATAGCTCTACAGCCTCTGGTTTGGGAATATCGGGGCTAATTGCCAGTAAATCGGTTATTTTAGGGAATGCAGCTTGGCTAGAATCACAGCAAATAACGATTGATTCGATATTTCACACTGAAGCCGAAAAGTTGGCTACTCAAGGCAAAACCTTAGTTTATCTAGCTGTGGCAGGCAAAATAATGGGGCTAATTGCCGTAGAAGACCCCTTAAGAGAAGATGCTCAAGCTACAGTCGATGGTTTGCAGAAAATGGGTTTGCAGGTAATGGTTTTGACTGGAGATACCACCCAAGCTGCTGAAGCTATAGCCCAAAAATTGACGATTTCCGTAGATAATATTATTGCTGGAGTGCGTCCTGAAGGTAAAGCCGAAGCTATAGCTAAATTGCAACAAAGTGGTAACTACCTAGCTATGGTAGGTGATGGGATCAATGATGCACCTGCTTTGACTCAAGCTAATGTGGGAATTGCTTTGAGTACGGGTACAGATGTGGCGATAGAAGCAGCCGATATTGTCTTAATTCAGCCTCATCTCTCTCGCGTACTGACATCAATTGCCTTATCTCGCCGCACAGTGAGCAAAATTCGCCAGAACCTTTTATGGGCGGTAGGATATAATATTTTAGCAATTCCAGTTGCTGCTGGTTGGCTATCTATTTTAGGTACTGGGATAATTTTAAGTCCGGCTGGTGCAGGCGCGCTGATGGCTTTGAGTTCTGTCAGTGTAGTGACTAATTCTCTGTTGCTAAGGCATCATAGTAAAGAGTAA
- a CDS encoding helix-turn-helix transcriptional regulator produces the protein MKKQIKHKPLDSVNHYDILPNNLIGIVQEGVMVVSRNLQPIYLNLKAREICRQIWHGNHNINSLPPIISDIHQSLLSNYNYDDRVFVIDYPVTEKHIIRIRVSYLTVETEDEINSIAGDRPWLLILLADKTAILGEELQMERNKYNLTHREAEISRLLSQSYTYQDIAEKMQVSLNTVKFHVKNIYAKKRICEEPEKVCV, from the coding sequence ATGAAAAAACAAATTAAACATAAACCATTAGATTCTGTTAATCACTATGACATACTCCCCAATAATTTAATTGGAATAGTACAAGAGGGAGTGATGGTAGTTTCTCGTAATTTACAACCTATCTACTTAAACCTAAAAGCTAGAGAAATTTGTCGCCAGATTTGGCATGGTAATCATAATATTAATAGTCTTCCTCCCATAATTTCTGATATTCATCAATCTTTACTCAGTAATTATAATTATGACGATCGAGTATTTGTGATAGATTACCCAGTTACAGAAAAACACATTATTCGGATTCGTGTTAGCTATCTAACCGTTGAAACTGAGGATGAAATAAATTCAATTGCTGGCGATCGCCCCTGGCTGTTAATTTTATTGGCAGATAAAACGGCTATTTTGGGCGAAGAATTGCAGATGGAACGAAATAAATACAATCTCACCCATCGCGAAGCCGAAATTTCGAGACTATTATCGCAATCTTACACGTATCAAGACATTGCCGAAAAAATGCAGGTTAGTCTTAATACGGTGAAGTTTCATGTCAAAAACATTTATGCCAAAAAGCGGATTTGTGAAGAACCAGAAAAGGTCTGTGTTTAG